Proteins encoded within one genomic window of Thiothrix litoralis:
- a CDS encoding selenium metabolism-associated LysR family transcriptional regulator has product MADRRLQVFHAVARLLSFTKAAEVLHMTQPAVTFQIRQLEDQFDTRLFDRTHNRVSLTEAGKITFEYSERIFEQYSEMENAIREMTNDISGSLTIGASTTISEYMLPSLLGEFNSKNPDVRLRLRVSNTEGIVSMVENNVIDLGVVEGMVNNKNLLVEVCRQDELVLIVPPTHALASKTAVKLKDVLEYPFICREEGSGTREVVLDYLYALGMDKHAMNACLELGSPEAVKGAVEAGMGVSIVSSASIGKELRLGSLVSIPLDPPLTRDFSFVRQRQKFKVRAMEELLEFARSYCENLKKQK; this is encoded by the coding sequence ATGGCTGATAGAAGATTACAGGTCTTTCATGCGGTGGCTCGATTATTGAGTTTTACCAAGGCAGCAGAAGTGCTGCATATGACACAACCGGCGGTTACATTCCAAATCCGTCAGTTGGAAGACCAATTTGATACCCGTCTGTTTGACCGGACGCATAATCGCGTTTCCCTCACAGAAGCTGGGAAGATTACCTTCGAGTATTCGGAGCGTATTTTCGAGCAATACAGCGAGATGGAAAATGCCATCCGTGAAATGACTAACGACATCAGTGGCTCCCTGACCATTGGTGCGAGTACCACCATTTCCGAATACATGCTGCCGTCATTGCTGGGTGAGTTCAACTCCAAAAACCCAGATGTCAGATTGCGCTTACGTGTTTCCAATACCGAGGGTATTGTTTCCATGGTGGAAAACAACGTCATTGATTTAGGCGTTGTGGAAGGCATGGTCAACAATAAAAACCTGCTGGTAGAAGTTTGCCGTCAGGATGAGCTGGTGCTGATTGTGCCGCCAACTCATGCGCTGGCAAGCAAAACTGCTGTCAAGCTGAAAGACGTGTTGGAATACCCGTTCATCTGCCGTGAAGAAGGTTCAGGCACACGTGAAGTGGTACTGGATTATCTGTATGCGCTGGGTATGGACAAGCACGCCATGAATGCTTGTCTGGAATTGGGTAGCCCGGAAGCCGTCAAAGGTGCTGTTGAAGCTGGCATGGGCGTTTCCATTGTCTCCAGCGCCAGTATCGGTAAAGAATTGCGCCTTGGCTCACTGGTATCTATCCCGCTGGATCCACCCCTGACCCGTGACTTCTCTTTCGTGCGTCAGCGCCAGAAGTTCAAAGTCCGTGCGATGGAAGAACTGCTGGAGTTTGCCCGCAGCTATTGCGAAAACCTCAAAAAGCAGAAATAA
- the ccoG gene encoding cytochrome c oxidase accessory protein CcoG — protein sequence MSTEQVIQPKSSLQPRSVEGRFRNIKTAILVVAYAVFFLLPWVRWERAVGPDQAILFDIPGRRYYMFDLVMHAQDIFWLTALLFLAAVLLFFVTTLFGRVFCGYFCFQTLWTDAFRWIERFIQGDRVARLRLEKQPWNVEKIRKIGLTHGLWLLLAMWTGLSFALYWGDAFTLTGQFFTGSAPAAVYGTVIILMTTTYLTAGWAKEYVCLHMCPYSRFQSVMFDQDTMIVSYDMNRGEGSTGRIKPVKEMRDQQNRQEKGHGDCVDCGLCVQVCPTGIDIRNGLQIGCIHCALCIDACDNIMDKQGWKRGLIRYTSEHGLEGKKTKVLKLRTVGYGLATLLATIYLVWSIASSKLLEVTAVQIRSPLYVTLSDGRIQNSYEVKINNKTMEAARYSLTMEGLPGAEMELHINDLSLKPDSTMRVLAKIRYTKQPGDTGGNREFQFKLTPLEGKVTAPVIIPSHFMTP from the coding sequence ATGAGTACTGAACAAGTCATCCAGCCCAAGTCTTCCCTCCAGCCACGCTCGGTGGAAGGCCGTTTCCGTAATATCAAAACAGCCATTCTGGTGGTGGCCTATGCAGTATTTTTTCTGCTGCCATGGGTGCGCTGGGAGCGGGCGGTCGGGCCAGATCAGGCTATCCTGTTCGATATTCCCGGTCGACGTTATTACATGTTTGATTTGGTGATGCACGCGCAGGATATTTTCTGGCTCACGGCCTTATTGTTCCTTGCGGCGGTATTGCTATTTTTTGTGACGACGCTGTTTGGGCGGGTGTTCTGCGGCTATTTCTGCTTCCAGACCCTGTGGACGGATGCCTTCCGCTGGATTGAGCGTTTCATTCAAGGTGACCGGGTAGCGCGTTTGCGTCTGGAGAAGCAGCCGTGGAATGTTGAGAAAATTCGCAAGATCGGTTTGACCCATGGCCTGTGGCTGCTGTTGGCGATGTGGACGGGCTTGAGCTTTGCCTTGTACTGGGGGGATGCGTTCACCCTGACCGGGCAATTCTTTACGGGTAGTGCTCCGGCAGCGGTGTACGGCACGGTGATTATCCTGATGACTACCACTTACCTGACGGCGGGTTGGGCGAAAGAATACGTGTGCTTGCACATGTGCCCTTACTCACGTTTCCAGAGTGTTATGTTTGATCAGGATACCATGATTGTGTCATACGACATGAACCGTGGTGAAGGCTCAACCGGGCGGATTAAGCCGGTGAAAGAGATGCGTGATCAGCAAAACCGTCAGGAAAAAGGCCATGGCGATTGTGTCGACTGTGGCTTGTGTGTACAAGTTTGCCCGACAGGTATCGATATTCGTAACGGCTTGCAGATTGGTTGTATCCACTGTGCTCTGTGTATTGATGCTTGTGACAACATCATGGACAAGCAAGGTTGGAAGCGCGGCCTGATCCGTTACACTTCCGAGCACGGCTTGGAAGGCAAAAAGACCAAAGTGCTTAAATTGCGCACGGTTGGCTATGGTTTAGCAACGTTATTGGCGACGATTTATCTGGTGTGGAGCATTGCCAGCAGTAAATTGTTGGAGGTGACGGCGGTACAAATCCGCAGCCCGCTGTACGTTACCCTGTCAGATGGGCGTATTCAGAACAGCTACGAAGTCAAAATCAACAACAAAACCATGGAAGCAGCACGCTATTCATTGACAATGGAAGGCTTGCCAGGCGCTGAAATGGAATTGCATATCAATGACTTGAGCCTGAAGCCGGATTCGACGATGCGGGTGCTGGCAAAAATCCGTTATACTAAGCAGCCCGGTGATACTGGTGGAAACCGTGAGTTCCAGTTTAAGCTGACGCCGCTGGAAGGTAAGGTGACTGCGCCAGTTATTATCCCTTCACACTTTATGACCCCGTAA
- a CDS encoding RNA-guided endonuclease InsQ/TnpB family protein has protein sequence MRAIPVDAGSHQKRPTNGDHPTGRSLKNFFAGHAKYPQFKKKGKSHDSFTLTNDQFSVDTSRIRIPHLGSVRMRETLRFSGKILSATVSRTADQWFASITVDTDSSHVPPAENQGVVGVDLGVSALATLSTGEVVTGAKPYKALLSRLQRLSRSLSRKVNGSTNRAKAKRKLAKLHARIANIRKNALHQLTTDLTRRFHTLGIEDLNVFGMVKNRHLSRAISDMGFFEFRRQLEYKADRRGGVVVVAGRFFASSKTCSACGEKLEKLPLSVRQWDCPTCGVSHDRDVNAAINLANYAVSYTVSACGGDGSGLGRKPKAKPAPVKQEFDCKFDDVQVCISSK, from the coding sequence ATGCGAGCAATTCCCGTGGATGCTGGAAGTCACCAAAAACGCCCCACAAATGGCGATCATCCAACTGGGCGTAGCCTCAAGAACTTCTTTGCAGGTCACGCCAAGTACCCGCAATTCAAAAAGAAAGGCAAAAGCCATGACAGCTTCACCCTGACCAACGACCAATTTTCCGTTGACACTTCCCGCATCCGCATCCCCCACCTTGGGTCAGTGCGGATGCGGGAAACGTTACGCTTTTCCGGCAAAATCCTCTCTGCCACGGTTTCCCGCACCGCTGACCAGTGGTTCGCCAGCATCACGGTGGATACCGATTCCAGTCACGTGCCACCCGCCGAAAACCAAGGCGTAGTGGGCGTGGATTTGGGCGTATCCGCACTGGCAACACTGTCAACGGGGGAAGTGGTGACGGGTGCGAAGCCGTATAAAGCCTTGCTTTCCCGCCTGCAACGGCTCTCGCGCAGCCTATCCCGCAAGGTCAACGGCAGTACCAACCGCGCTAAAGCCAAGCGCAAACTGGCAAAACTCCATGCGCGTATTGCCAATATCCGCAAGAACGCTTTGCACCAACTCACGACGGATTTGACCCGCCGTTTCCATACCCTTGGCATCGAAGACCTGAACGTGTTTGGCATGGTGAAAAATCGCCATCTATCTCGGGCAATCAGTGATATGGGCTTTTTTGAGTTTCGCCGCCAGTTGGAATACAAAGCCGATAGGCGCGGTGGTGTCGTGGTAGTTGCAGGCAGGTTCTTTGCCAGCAGCAAGACCTGTTCCGCCTGCGGTGAAAAGCTGGAAAAGCTGCCCCTGTCAGTCCGGCAGTGGGATTGTCCGACCTGTGGCGTAAGCCACGATCGGGATGTGAACGCGGCTATTAACTTAGCCAACTACGCCGTGAGTTACACGGTGTCTGCCTGTGGAGGGGATGGCTCTGGTCTTGGGCGTAAGCCAAAGGCGAAACCAGCCCCTGTGAAGCAGGAATTTGACTGTAAATTTGACGATGTTCAGGTTTGTATAAGTTCAAAGTAA
- a CDS encoding heavy metal translocating P-type ATPase, which produces MTETAFQVESGNCFHCGQPIPAGALYPVTIDGHTREMCCTGCQAVATAIVDNNLTDYYRFRTEIGDKPEDLVPEALRQLQVYDTPELQKSFVRDTGANIREASLILEGIVCAACVWLNEHHVKQLDGVLDFRINYSTHRATLKWDNERLHLSAVLQAISEIGYHAHPFDPGRLESLQRKEKSIALRRIAVAGLGMMQVMMVAVSMYIGAVSDMDTGMRDFLRWISLIMTTPVVFYSAQVFFSSAWRDLRRGRFGMDVPVSLAIGVAFSASVWATLTGQGEVYFDSVSMFTFFLLTGRYLEMAARHKAGQVAEELVRLMPATATRLRDGEQEVVPVSQLELGDHLLVKPGEVVPADGSVLEGTSSTNESLLTGESLPCHKQLGDALVGGTLNIESPLTMQVEKVGDSTVLAAIIRLLERAQAEKPELARLAEKVASRFVPIILVIAVSVFAWWYLHEPSQAFWIALSVLVVTCPCAFSLATPAALTAATGLLTSKGVLTTRGHALETLARINHIIFDKTGTLSHGHLEVVDIQVLSAMPEDVCKQVAAGLETASEHPVAHAIMRLSTSPLRCDDLSSESGRGVKGMYQQKRYRIGTPAFVQELTGCEVPQGILPPAARSQVFLGSEDGWLAVISLADQLRAEAAGMVTELQALGVEVTLLSGDSPHVVATVAQQLGISHALGGQLPDDKLAYLRDLQAQGKVVAMVGDGVNDAPVLAGAQVSIAMGSGSQLAQASADMVLLSENLQQLPFAVRTARRMQIIIKQNFLWTIVYNLIAIPLAATGLIAPWMAAIGMSASSLVVVLNALRLKN; this is translated from the coding sequence ATGACAGAAACTGCTTTTCAGGTTGAGTCAGGCAATTGCTTCCATTGCGGGCAACCCATCCCTGCCGGGGCGTTGTATCCGGTTACTATTGATGGTCATACCCGCGAGATGTGTTGTACCGGTTGTCAGGCGGTGGCGACGGCCATCGTGGATAATAACCTGACGGATTATTACCGTTTCCGCACCGAAATCGGCGACAAGCCGGAGGATTTGGTACCGGAAGCCTTGCGTCAGTTGCAGGTGTACGATACCCCGGAATTGCAGAAATCGTTTGTGCGCGACACCGGCGCCAATATCCGCGAAGCCTCGCTGATTCTGGAAGGCATTGTGTGTGCAGCCTGCGTCTGGCTGAACGAGCACCACGTCAAGCAACTCGACGGGGTGTTGGATTTCCGCATCAATTATTCCACCCATCGCGCAACCCTGAAATGGGACAATGAACGCCTGCACCTCAGTGCGGTGTTGCAAGCCATTTCAGAAATTGGCTATCACGCCCATCCATTTGACCCCGGTCGTCTTGAATCCCTGCAAAGAAAGGAAAAGTCCATTGCCCTGCGGCGCATTGCCGTGGCGGGTCTGGGGATGATGCAGGTCATGATGGTCGCGGTGTCGATGTATATCGGTGCGGTTTCCGACATGGATACGGGAATGCGCGATTTCCTGCGCTGGATCAGTTTGATCATGACCACGCCGGTGGTGTTCTATTCGGCACAGGTATTTTTCAGCTCGGCATGGCGAGACTTGCGGCGCGGGCGTTTCGGGATGGATGTGCCGGTGTCGCTGGCGATCGGGGTTGCCTTCAGTGCCAGTGTCTGGGCGACCTTGACCGGACAGGGCGAAGTCTATTTTGACTCGGTAAGCATGTTCACCTTTTTCCTGCTGACTGGGCGCTATCTGGAAATGGCAGCACGTCACAAGGCCGGGCAGGTGGCTGAAGAACTGGTGCGGCTGATGCCAGCTACGGCTACGCGCTTGCGTGATGGCGAACAGGAAGTGGTGCCGGTCAGCCAGCTTGAGCTGGGTGATCACCTGCTGGTTAAGCCGGGGGAAGTGGTGCCTGCGGATGGCTCGGTGCTTGAAGGTACGAGCAGCACCAACGAATCCCTGCTGACGGGCGAAAGCTTACCGTGCCACAAACAGCTAGGCGATGCCTTGGTGGGCGGTACGTTAAATATTGAAAGCCCGCTAACCATGCAGGTGGAAAAGGTCGGCGACAGTACCGTGTTGGCTGCCATTATCCGTTTGCTGGAGCGGGCGCAGGCCGAGAAACCGGAGCTGGCGCGGTTGGCTGAAAAAGTGGCCTCACGCTTTGTGCCCATTATCTTAGTCATTGCGGTGAGTGTTTTTGCATGGTGGTATCTGCATGAGCCTTCACAAGCCTTCTGGATTGCCCTGTCGGTGTTGGTGGTGACGTGCCCCTGTGCATTCTCATTAGCCACGCCAGCAGCGCTCACGGCGGCGACGGGCTTGCTGACGTCCAAAGGGGTGTTGACTACCCGTGGTCATGCGCTGGAAACACTGGCGCGTATCAACCACATTATTTTTGACAAGACCGGAACCCTGTCGCATGGTCATCTGGAAGTCGTGGATATTCAGGTGTTGAGTGCAATGCCGGAGGATGTCTGCAAGCAGGTGGCAGCGGGGCTGGAAACGGCCTCTGAACACCCGGTTGCCCATGCCATTATGCGTTTGAGTACCAGCCCGCTGCGTTGCGATGACCTGAGTTCAGAGTCAGGGCGTGGGGTCAAAGGCATGTATCAGCAAAAACGTTATCGGATAGGGACGCCAGCATTCGTGCAGGAACTGACCGGGTGTGAAGTCCCGCAAGGTATTTTGCCGCCTGCGGCGCGTTCACAAGTCTTTCTGGGGTCGGAAGATGGCTGGTTGGCGGTCATCAGCTTGGCAGACCAGTTGCGTGCTGAAGCTGCTGGCATGGTCACTGAGTTGCAAGCCCTGGGTGTGGAAGTAACCTTGTTGAGTGGTGATTCGCCGCATGTGGTGGCGACAGTGGCGCAGCAATTAGGCATTTCTCATGCCCTTGGTGGGCAATTGCCTGACGATAAGCTAGCGTATTTGCGTGACTTACAAGCACAAGGCAAAGTCGTCGCGATGGTGGGCGACGGGGTGAACGATGCGCCTGTGTTGGCGGGGGCGCAGGTATCCATTGCGATGGGCAGCGGTTCACAATTGGCACAAGCCAGCGCCGACATGGTGCTGTTATCAGAAAACTTGCAGCAACTGCCTTTTGCCGTCCGTACTGCTCGGCGGATGCAAATCATTATCAAACAAAACTTTCTCTGGACTATAGTCTATAATTTGATCGCGATTCCTTTGGCGGCTACTGGGCTGATTGCCCCGTGGATGGCGGCTATCGGTATGTCAGCTAGTTCTTTGGTTGTTGTGCTGAACGCATTGCGCCTGAAAAACTAA
- a CDS encoding FixH family protein, with protein sequence MENQNIAFTLGVGVLASLALFFLFYKVMKRPAKLASLLTFLVVQAVYIAVASLHWAGLDVFAIHFSFFTMAAIVPGIIVGSRRGSDTDKGRLHWGPGIIIGFFMILVIVDSTIITLANSGASADFIRKFLPQPHREGVQNVVSAFPGTVANDYQKKYSQYNNYIAQLKTQKERGWQVADGWLEKPQPGKPTQFRIHVTDKAGQPVSSAKVQLSFLRPSNKAQDVNLELLESEPGFYGQMVSLPVHGMWTMVLSIQRGDEIHEIKGETWVGEEPQ encoded by the coding sequence ATGGAAAATCAAAATATTGCATTCACTCTGGGGGTAGGCGTCCTTGCGTCGCTTGCCCTGTTTTTCCTGTTTTACAAGGTAATGAAGCGTCCCGCTAAGCTTGCTTCCTTGTTGACTTTTTTGGTGGTGCAGGCCGTCTACATCGCTGTGGCGTCCTTGCATTGGGCGGGTCTGGATGTCTTTGCGATCCATTTCTCCTTCTTTACCATGGCGGCAATAGTGCCGGGTATCATTGTCGGGAGTCGGCGCGGTTCCGATACTGATAAGGGCAGGCTCCATTGGGGGCCGGGCATTATCATCGGGTTTTTCATGATTCTGGTGATTGTGGATTCAACCATCATCACTTTGGCAAACAGCGGGGCAAGCGCGGACTTCATTCGCAAGTTCTTGCCTCAGCCGCACCGTGAAGGCGTGCAAAATGTGGTGTCTGCTTTTCCCGGCACGGTTGCCAATGACTACCAGAAGAAATATAGCCAGTACAACAACTACATCGCACAATTGAAGACCCAAAAGGAACGCGGCTGGCAAGTGGCAGATGGCTGGCTCGAAAAGCCGCAACCTGGCAAACCTACCCAGTTCCGTATTCATGTCACGGATAAGGCAGGGCAACCCGTGAGTAGTGCCAAGGTTCAATTGTCGTTTTTACGCCCTTCCAATAAGGCGCAGGATGTGAACCTTGAATTGCTGGAATCTGAACCCGGCTTCTACGGTCAAATGGTCAGCCTGCCCGTTCACGGTATGTGGACAATGGTACTTTCTATCCAGCGCGGTGATGAAATCCATGAGATCAAAGGTGAAACCTGGGTCGGAGAAGAGCCGCAGTGA
- the uvrB gene encoding excinuclease ABC subunit UvrB, with amino-acid sequence MTEPNTFQLHTDYQPAGDQPEAIRSLVNGLHDGLLHQTLLGVTGSGKTFTMANIIQQTQRPAIILVHNKTLAAQLYGEMKEFFPNNSVEYFVSYFDYYQPEAYVPSKDVYIEKDSAINDHIEQMRLSATRNLFERKDVIIIATVSSIYGLGDPESYLKMLLILVRGDRIDQRTLLRRLAEMQYSRNDLDLQRGTFRVRGEIIDIHPAESDKEAIRIELFDDEIENLSYFDPLTGEVLRRVPRLTVYPKTHYVTPREVLLAAIDYIKAELKERLTVLRENDRLVEAQRLEQRTQYDIEMIVETGYCSGIENYSRYLSKRPVGEPPPCLFDYLPRNAIVFIDEAHVTIPQFGGMYKGDYSRKSTLVDYGFRLPSALDNRPLRFDEFEKLIPQAIHVSATPGTYELEHSDNIAEQVVRPTGLVDPIVEVRPILSQVDNVMSEISERAQRNERVLVTTLTKRMAEDLTDYLMEHNIKVRYLHSDIDTVERVEIIRDLRKGEFDALVGINLLREGLDIPEVSLVAILDADKEGFLRSERSLIQTIGRAARNAEGKAILYADKITDSMRKAMDETSRRRTKQLAHNEQHGITPQTIRKRIADVMEGAYANASKGKGKTRGEKKVAEEAAEYRSLTPDQALKQIKKLEEKMFQHAKNLEFEQAASVRDQLAHIRARVFGLE; translated from the coding sequence ATGACTGAACCAAACACTTTTCAGCTCCACACCGACTACCAGCCCGCTGGTGATCAGCCGGAAGCGATCCGTTCACTCGTCAATGGCCTGCATGATGGCTTGTTACACCAAACCTTGCTGGGCGTTACCGGGTCGGGCAAAACCTTCACGATGGCAAACATCATCCAGCAAACCCAGCGCCCGGCAATTATTCTGGTGCACAATAAAACGCTGGCGGCACAACTTTACGGCGAGATGAAGGAATTTTTTCCGAATAATTCGGTGGAATATTTCGTTTCCTACTTCGATTATTACCAGCCAGAAGCCTATGTGCCGTCCAAAGACGTGTACATCGAAAAAGATTCCGCCATTAACGACCACATCGAACAGATGCGCCTTTCTGCCACCCGCAACCTGTTCGAGCGCAAAGATGTCATCATTATCGCCACCGTTTCATCAATTTACGGCCTCGGCGACCCCGAATCGTATTTGAAAATGCTGCTAATTCTGGTGCGCGGTGACCGCATCGACCAGCGCACCCTGTTACGCCGACTCGCGGAAATGCAATACAGCCGCAACGACCTTGACCTGCAACGCGGCACATTCCGGGTACGTGGCGAAATCATCGACATCCACCCAGCGGAGTCCGACAAGGAAGCCATCCGCATCGAACTGTTCGACGACGAAATCGAAAACCTCAGCTATTTCGACCCGCTGACCGGCGAAGTGCTACGCCGTGTGCCGCGCCTCACGGTTTACCCGAAAACGCACTACGTCACCCCGCGAGAGGTGTTGTTGGCTGCCATCGACTACATCAAGGCCGAACTCAAGGAACGCCTCACCGTCTTGCGCGAAAACGACCGGCTGGTAGAAGCGCAACGTCTCGAACAGCGCACCCAGTACGACATCGAAATGATCGTCGAAACCGGCTACTGTTCCGGCATCGAAAACTATTCGCGCTACCTGTCGAAACGCCCGGTAGGGGAACCACCACCCTGTTTATTCGACTACTTACCGCGCAATGCCATCGTGTTCATCGACGAAGCGCACGTCACCATTCCACAATTCGGCGGCATGTACAAAGGCGATTATTCCCGTAAAAGCACACTGGTGGATTACGGTTTCCGCCTGCCCTCGGCACTCGACAACCGCCCGCTGCGCTTTGACGAATTCGAGAAACTGATTCCGCAAGCCATCCACGTTTCCGCCACGCCCGGCACCTATGAGCTGGAGCATTCCGACAATATCGCCGAACAGGTGGTGCGCCCGACCGGGTTAGTTGACCCGATAGTCGAAGTACGCCCTATCCTCTCGCAAGTCGACAACGTGATGTCCGAAATCAGCGAACGTGCCCAGCGCAATGAACGCGTGCTGGTCACCACGCTGACCAAACGCATGGCGGAAGACCTCACCGATTACCTGATGGAACACAATATCAAGGTACGTTACCTGCATTCTGACATCGACACCGTGGAACGCGTTGAAATCATCCGCGACCTGCGCAAGGGCGAATTCGATGCTTTGGTAGGGATCAACTTGTTAAGGGAAGGCTTGGATATACCGGAAGTGTCATTGGTAGCGATTCTGGATGCTGACAAGGAAGGTTTCCTGCGTTCTGAGCGCTCCCTGATACAGACTATCGGGCGGGCAGCACGCAATGCGGAAGGCAAAGCCATCCTCTACGCTGACAAAATCACCGATTCCATGCGCAAGGCAATGGACGAAACCAGCCGCCGCCGCACCAAGCAGCTTGCCCACAATGAACAACACGGCATTACCCCACAAACCATCCGCAAGCGCATTGCCGACGTGATGGAAGGCGCTTACGCCAATGCCAGCAAGGGCAAAGGGAAAACACGTGGGGAAAAGAAAGTTGCCGAGGAAGCGGCAGAATACCGCAGCCTGACGCCCGACCAGGCGCTCAAGCAAATCAAGAAGCTGGAAGAAAAGATGTTCCAGCACGCCAAAAATCTGGAATTTGAACAGGCTGCCTCAGTCCGCGATCAGCTTGCCCACATCCGCGCCCGTGTGTTCGGACTGGAGTAA
- the rpe gene encoding ribulose-phosphate 3-epimerase, which yields MARQTDFIAPSILSADFARLGEEVVNVLTSGADIVHFDVMDNHYVPNLTIGPLVCEALRKHGVTAPIDVHLMVKPVDRIIPDFAAAGASYITFHPEASEHVDRTLQLIRNEGCKAGLVFNPATPLNILEYLMDKVDMILLMSVNPGFGGQSFIPSTLTKLRQVRKMIDDSGLDIRLEVDGGVKANNIREIKEAGADAFVAGSAIFNVANKADPNHYNSIIAEFRKELAAAKV from the coding sequence ATGGCACGTCAAACTGATTTCATCGCACCATCCATCCTGTCCGCTGACTTTGCCCGTTTGGGTGAAGAAGTGGTTAATGTCCTGACCTCTGGCGCAGACATTGTGCATTTCGACGTGATGGATAACCATTATGTGCCTAACCTGACCATTGGCCCCTTGGTGTGCGAAGCCCTGCGCAAGCACGGCGTGACTGCACCGATTGATGTGCATTTGATGGTCAAACCGGTCGACCGCATCATCCCTGATTTTGCCGCTGCGGGCGCGTCTTACATCACCTTCCACCCGGAAGCGTCTGAACACGTTGACCGTACCCTGCAACTGATCCGCAACGAAGGCTGCAAGGCTGGCCTCGTATTTAACCCAGCTACCCCTTTGAATATTCTGGAATATTTGATGGACAAGGTAGACATGATCCTGCTGATGTCGGTCAACCCTGGTTTTGGTGGTCAAAGCTTCATCCCCTCCACGCTGACCAAGCTGCGTCAGGTGCGCAAGATGATTGATGATTCTGGTCTGGATATTCGTCTGGAAGTGGATGGCGGCGTTAAAGCCAACAATATTCGTGAAATCAAGGAAGCGGGTGCGGATGCATTCGTAGCAGGTTCAGCGATTTTCAACGTTGCCAACAAAGCTGACCCGAACCATTACAACAGCATTATTGCTGAATTCCGTAAGGAATTGGCAGCGGCTAAGGTTTAA
- a CDS encoding phosphoglycolate phosphatase: MFNPKMVLIDVDGTLVDSVPDLAFCVDEMMQQLAMPVRGEAAVRQWVGNGVQRLVERALTDDLDGFPDAALFERAMPIFMDLYAENTSKRSRLYDGVVEGLDFLQSCEGLKIGCVTNKAAQFTLPLLKDLGIFDRFEIVISGDTLPEKKPHPLPLLHAAEALGVKPEDSMMLGDSKSDVKAARAAGFQIICMTYGYNHGEDIRNYSPDAVIDSMAELRDLIRC, encoded by the coding sequence ATGTTTAACCCGAAAATGGTGTTGATTGATGTGGATGGGACGCTGGTGGATAGCGTTCCCGATCTGGCATTTTGCGTCGATGAGATGATGCAGCAACTGGCTATGCCGGTGCGCGGCGAAGCTGCGGTGCGTCAGTGGGTGGGTAATGGCGTGCAACGTTTGGTGGAACGTGCGTTGACCGACGATCTGGATGGCTTCCCGGATGCTGCGCTATTTGAGCGTGCTATGCCCATTTTCATGGATTTGTACGCGGAAAATACCTCCAAGCGCAGCCGTTTGTATGATGGCGTGGTGGAAGGGCTGGACTTTCTGCAAAGCTGTGAAGGCTTGAAAATTGGGTGTGTCACCAATAAGGCGGCGCAATTCACCCTGCCCTTGCTGAAAGATTTGGGTATTTTTGACCGTTTCGAGATTGTCATCAGTGGCGATACCTTGCCGGAAAAGAAACCGCATCCCCTGCCGTTGCTCCACGCGGCTGAAGCGCTGGGCGTGAAGCCGGAAGATTCCATGATGCTGGGCGATTCCAAGTCTGACGTGAAAGCGGCGCGGGCAGCGGGTTTCCAGATCATTTGCATGACTTACGGCTATAATCATGGCGAAGATATTCGCAACTATTCGCCTGATGCGGTGATTGATTCGATGGCGGAATTACGCGACCTTATTCGTTGCTAA
- the ccoS gene encoding cbb3-type cytochrome oxidase assembly protein CcoS: protein MDALYLLIPIALGVMVVVVIAFIYTVKSGQYDDLEGPAHRILMDDDDPRIPGNQKPPVAEEKDSQRD, encoded by the coding sequence ATGGATGCCTTGTACCTGTTGATTCCTATTGCGTTGGGTGTGATGGTTGTAGTGGTGATAGCCTTCATCTACACCGTCAAAAGTGGGCAATACGATGATTTGGAAGGGCCTGCACACCGTATCTTGATGGATGATGACGATCCACGTATTCCTGGCAACCAGAAGCCGCCAGTAGCAGAGGAAAAAGATAGTCAGCGTGATTAA